GTTAAGCCCATTAAGCCCGTTATTTCTGACAGGGTTGGTCCGGCAGTTATTTCAAAAGATAGATGCGGGATTTTTCTACTCTTTTTTAGCATTGCATGGTATGTTGTGAAATAATTGAGTTTGTTGTTGAACAAATTTAGTTACATTATACTCTCTCcggcttttttttaattgacgtcgttgattttattatttgatttattactaaaataactttaaatatcataattttacatatttaataaaaaattgaataaaacaaaggaTCAAACGTAAACCCAAAAGTCAAAgcatcaattaaaaaacaaagggagtaataataaaagaatGCCGTGCTTTTGTTTAtctcataaataaatatacggGATCTCTGGCGCTGCTTCTGTATCACTAAACCAGGGTAATAGATAAGAGATGCTGCGTATCGAATTGTGTTATTGACCCTAGCTAGGCCCGGTATACCGTACAAACCATATTCTACTCTAAATTCAACGACTAGCCAAAACACAGTGATCTGTCgatttcaaaatataggtcTCATTTTGTATTAATTGTTTAGACACGAGATTAACTAAAAAAGTACTTTATTAAATATCATTTCTGTGATAAATAATCATCATACTTTTGGGTATGAGTttaataatatcaattttgaACAATAATAGTTATGTCATAATAGAGTAATATTTGGGAGTATACACGTGAAATCTCCACTGatgagggtgattgtttagccaaacagtatatttataaatgaaaagtaatttattaaTGAAACTTTGATATACGCATTCTtggtgatctaaaaactaatattaaaaaaatcgatgaaaaaccttaaaatcaacttcaaatttaaggttaaaaatttaatttttggtatataagtataagtataatagAAAAGATGTGGGTGATCTTTCAAACAGATGTGGTCTTTGCAATCTAACACGTACAATAATCTTTcccattattgcaaaaacCGTGCGATTATTCAGTGTGCGGGGAAGTCAACAAACAAGAAGGGATGGATCATATGGTCGAAAAGTTTGCTGCAAACTTTGAAACTCGGATGTCCAACAACAAGGTTCCAAAGCAGCTGATCAGTCAACAATTTCTTAGAGGAAAGCAGgtagcagttttttttttttttttgaggaacAAGCAGGTAGAGTTGACTATCAGTCCACACATGCAACGCGCGAGCAAGTCAGAATTCCTTCCCTACAAAGGTCACGGACAACGAACACTCCAGTACGACAAGACCACGGTTAAATACTAGTCTGGCTTCAGAACTATATTTGAATCTTGTATTGTTAATTTCATGTGTTCCTACTACTGCTTCTCACCAAactccatgcatgcacacatgaATCGCAGCATAATAcagcaattaaaaaaaatcggtgTCCATATATACGAAGGGAAATTCAGAGCATGCAAGATTGGAAATTAAATGAATAGGAAATAATTTGATGAGACCACTGCAATACGGAATAATTATAatggatatatcatatatcagCAGTGACCATGTTAGTATATCCATGTAGCAGAAAAGAGCAAAAGTAGAAGTACATCGCATGATGGTAAGACCAAGGAAAAGGCAATGGAAATCTCGTCTGCGTGCTCTTTCCTGATCCTCCCAGATACTGCATGCAAACAAGGGTCTTTCCCACAACACATGCCGTATCTCACGACATCTCGTACGTACTCCTTTTGATGTGGGGTAGCTAGATCGAGCCAAGAACTAGGCAGATGCGTAGTTGCGTACAGCGATAAGTCCAGCTGCAGGTACAATCGCGGCAAGCTGCATCGTGGCATGTAAGCACGCGTCGATCTACAGACCGAAGCTGCAGAGCCTGAGCTCCAGCGGCGGATCCCGGCCGGCCGCGACGTCGAAGAACGAGATTTCCCTGcactgctcgccgccgccgccgcccctcacGTACCGGACCTTGTCCACCTCGAGGTCATACGACTTGAGAGGGAATAGCTCCAGCGTTTCCACCTCCCTCGTCGGCCGCTCCCACATCGCTTCCGTCTCCACCACGTCCCTCACGTAGCCTGCACGCGCGAAACAGAAACTCGATCAGCTGATCAGATCAGGACCACCGCGGAACACATGTACTCGAGTATACGTCGTCGAACTGATCAAAGTATGCATGCTTACATGTCAAGAGCCGGTGATGGTGGCCGTAGCTTCTGGCCTCCCGCTTGCTCTCGGGAGGCTGCAGGACGAGGTCCGCGTCGGCCTCgtgggcggtggcgcggctgtcgtcgtcgttgctGCCGCTGtcgggggaggaggcgccgcggcggcgcttctTGTGGTGGTGGCGCTCGCGGGCCTTGTGGTTCTGGAACCAGTAGAAGACGTTCTTGCTCTCCACCTTGCCGAACGCGCTGAGGTGAGTGGAGATGCGCTGGATCTGCTCCGTGCTCGGCGTCCGCAGCCCCGTGCGGAACAGCTCCGTCAGGACCTTCACCTGCTCCGCCGTCGGGTTCCACCGCCCGCACTTCACCCCCACCCGCCCGCTCAGTGCCTCCATGACCAATCGATCTATCGATCGCTATATATACCTAGCTATATGTAGACACACAGATTTGCTCCCGCGCTAGCTACTTACGCAGTTTGATCGATCGACCAAGCGACTGCCAGCACTAGAGCTGCAAGCTACTCCACCCAAACAGTCTAACTCGGCCTTGTGGTAGATAGCTTCTGCTTCTGATTTGGTCTCTTCCGGGATCTTCTTCTGATCAGAAGCAATGCTGAAATCAATAGATGCGCAGAGGGgggcacatatatatagtcgGGCAGGGGCAGGGCCGAGGCGGTGGTCGTGGGAGTGGCAGTAGCGGATTCGAAGGTCCCGGTGCgtagtttctttctttctttctttttttctttctttctttttgttttctcgAACAGTGAGAACGAGCGAGAAGAGGGGGAGGCCGGAGACATGCGCAAAAGCTGCCACTGTTTGCAAGAACGCTACTCCTGCTATAGCTTAGCCCGTCTCGTGCGCTGCGCCCGACATCCTTAAGGCGCGAATTAACAATGAGGTTTTGGTCgcccatgcatgcaaataCAAGTGCCGTCGTGTCGCGTAGCATCATGTCTTAGAATGAGCCCTGCTTGCGGAGTTGATGGTTAGAATAATGCGGTGTGCTGATCTGATTTCTGGGGTGCATTATTCCATGGGGATATCTGGCTCTTTGCATGGGTCGCGACTAGTTGAAGAGAATCGTTGTGAGGACCAGGCTCGTGGCGCATGGACAATCCAGTTTTTGGAGTTCGCCCGTCTGGTCTAGCCTGACCCATCGAAGTGCCTGCGCGCATTGAATGAAAGGTGTAGTTTCGTGTGTAGCTTCTGAACAGGTTAAGCAGCAACAAGACAGACCAGCTATTTTGTCAGGGCGAAAGTACCGCTACCACCAAGACGCATGTCAATTTCCCAgaatttactttctttttatttattgcttACCCCAGTAATGTATTGGCGCCAGTGATACATACCCCAAATCTGAACTTGTATTTGGCCATTTGCACGTCGCTTAAATAATTGGCTGCGCGCGTGGAGATTTGCCGTATGCGGTTTCAGTCAACAAATGTCAGTGTCTGCCAAATTTAAGGTGTGATCGTGCATGGAATTCAAAAGAGGTGTCAGGACAGTAACATGGACGCTACATGCATGGGCATTTCGATATGCAGCTCAAGTCAAACACAGGACACCAATTCATCAAGCTCTATCTGTAAATCTACATCCAGCCTGTTCGATCTAACGAACAGCTGGTAGTCCGGTACACATGACACGGaagccggcgcgcgcgcgactCCCATTCGAGCGTGGCAACTGTTGGTCATGTGAGGAGTAGCTGAGATAGCCACCAACTTTGCTGTCTGcatatcttctttttttgacACATAGCGACAATCACAAACGCGCCGGTTAAACACACCCAATCATCGCGACATGCATACGAGTTAACGCTATGGACGCAAGCACCGTACGTGCATGACACTCGATTCGGCTGAATTCCTGTCTGCTTTGCATGCACGGACTCTGCGCGCCAGCGAAAGGTGCAGTCACGCCGTCACGGTCCAAGCAAAGCCGTACGGTCCTAAGCAAATTTAAAGCATGCAAAGCAGTACTACTACCGGCGAACAACGAAGCAGGAGCCTGTACACGGTCGCTTAATTTTAGTCCTTAATTGCGCTCGTCATCGTTCCGGCTTGTTCGGGGATGCCTCCGGTAGTGG
This is a stretch of genomic DNA from Oryza brachyantha chromosome 1, ObraRS2, whole genome shotgun sequence. It encodes these proteins:
- the LOC102717390 gene encoding WUSCHEL-related homeobox 9, translating into MEALSGRVGVKCGRWNPTAEQVKVLTELFRTGLRTPSTEQIQRISTHLSAFGKVESKNVFYWFQNHKARERHHHKKRRRGASSPDSGSNDDDSRATAHEADADLVLQPPESKREARSYGHHHRLLTCYVRDVVETEAMWERPTREVETLELFPLKSYDLEVDKVRYVRGGGGGEQCREISFFDVAAGRDPPLELRLCSFGL